The Herpetosiphonaceae bacterium nucleotide sequence CGCTGGTATCCGTCGTCGCCAGCGAGCGCGGCTGGAACTGGTACGACTCCAGCGCCTCCGCGTCGAAGCACGACAGCTCAGCCAGCGCGTCGTCCTTCGTGCAGAGCGCACGCAGGAGCGCCGTCGTTCGATCGAGAATCTCAGATGACAGCGCATAGAGAGTCAGCACAATATGCACGCGCGGCGCGTTGGCCGGATCGAGCTTGCCGATCCACTGCTCAGGCGCGCTATCGCCAAGATCGCCGACGGTTGCGGCTCGCTCAGGCGCGTACGCTCCGGCTTTGAACTCGTCGGGGAATTGATCTGCCGCCGACGCTTGCAGCGCGACCAAGCCCTGGTAGGTCAGGCCGATATTCAAGCAGTAATCGGGCTTGGTATCGCCCCAGTCGATCGCCGTGGTGATCTGAGGAGTTGTGTCCGACTGGCGATTGACGACCTGGGCATGAACAGCAGGATCATGCTCCACCAGCGCGGCAATGAAGCAGCGCGCGCCGCAGGCATTGCGGATCTGCAAGATCAGATGCCGACAGAAGTCCATGCGATAGCCGCGCAGAATATAGCCTTGAATATCATGCAGATCGGGATTGTTGGGATCAAGTGCTGGCATAACGTTCGTACCTTTATACCCACGACGATCGCTCACGCCTGCGCCACGATCGAGGCAGGCATGAGCAGATAACACGTGAACACGCACTGGCGTGCCGAAACGGAAGTCATGAGCGGTTGAGATCAGGAGTTGGCAGGAGTAGCGTCAGATTTGGCATGCTTGAGAATACTGATCACGGTCTGGTCCGGGTAGGCGCTGTAGAAGGTCAGGAGGCCCTGCTGCGGCGTGGTGCGATCGTGGACCTGCACCCAATCCACAAAGGCGTTGAGATTTTGGGAAACCGGCGTTGGCGGCGGATCGGCAACATGGGCCAGTAGCGCATCGAAGATCGACCCGAGCTGATTGACGAAATCTCCGACGTACTTCCTAAAATCGCCGTCATACTCGGTGAACAGCACCAACGTGTCAGTACCATCGACGTTGAGCAGCATAAAGCGGGCAAAGTGGACCGTATGGATAGCGTTCAGAGCCGCGCCAAGCTCGGACTGTTTGGCCTGGAGCAGCCCCAGCACCGCCGGGATCTCCTGGGATGAGGCCAGCGGCATGAATAACGACAGCGGACTTTGAACGGGCGTGTTCGTGGACGCAGCTTGGACAGGATGAGAGTCTGCCATGATAAGCTCCTCTACGTGTTTTGAGAGGTTCCGAGAGGTTGGGAGGCAAAGGGAGGATGACACAGCATAGTCACCGCGTCAATCAAACCCAGGTAAAAATCTTGATGCGTTGAGGCCGCTGCACAAGCCGATCGAGTGTTTAAATGAACAAACCGCAAGGTATAATCCAGCGGTTTGTCGAGTGGGGTGGCTGACGGGTTTCGAACCCGCAACCCCCTGAGCCACAGTCAGGTGCTCTGCCGTTGAGCTACAGCCACCACATTTTTTGGGGTACTGCAACAGAATCACTCCCTTGCAGCGAGCAGCAGTATACCAGAAGAAGTGGCGAAATGCAAACGGAAAAACGCACCATTTCGCCCCGATCTCTCGGAGCCTGCGCGGTTGCCGCCGCCTCCCCGCTTCGCTTATAATGACCATACTTACCTGAAAGAGGAGCGGATGGCACGTGAAAAGTTAGCGCTGGTCGATGGACATGCCGTTGCGTTTCGAGCCTTCCACGCGCTACGCGAGGCGGACCTGCGCGCGTCGAACGGCGAGCCCACGTTTGCGGTATTCGGATTTTTGCAGATCGTGCTGACGACGTTGCAGCAGCTCCGCCCTGAGTACGCGGCGGTTGCCTTCGACGTTGGCCGCACGTTTCGCGACGACCTGTACGCCGAGTACAAGGCGAACCGCACCGAGGCCCCCGAAGATTTTCATACCCAGCTTGAGCGCATCAAGCAGGTGGTCGAGGCGCTCAACATTCCGATCTTCGCCGTCGAGAACTACGAGGCCGACGATGTGATCGGCACGCTCTCGCGCCAGGCGACGAAGCAGAACGTCGAGACGTACATCATCACCGGCGACAGCGACACGCTCCAGCTGGTCGATGAGCATGTGCGCGTGCTGCTGGCGGTGCCCTACGGCAAGCGGCAAGAGGCCAAGGAGTACGATCCGGCGGCGGTGATCGAGCGCTACAAAGGCTTGCGCCCCGATCAGCTAGCCGATCTGCGCGGGCTCAAGGGCGATACCTCCGATAACATTCCCGGCGTCAAAGGCATCGGCGAGACAGGCGCGATCAATCTGCTCAACCAGTTCGGCACCGTCGAGGGCATCTACGAGCATCTGGACGACGTGCCCAACCGCTACCGCAAAGTGCTTGAGGGCCAGCAGGAGCAGGCGCTCTTCTCCAAGCAGCTCGCGACGATCCACTGCGATGTGCCGATCCAGCTCGATCTTGAGCGCTGCCGGGTGTCGGGCTACGACCGCGACGCGGTGATCGCGCTGTTTCAGGATTTGCAGTTCAGCAGCCTCGTGCGCAAGCTGCCCGACAGCGCCGGTCTGGGCTCCACAGCGCCCAGCAGCGACCAGCCGGTGAGCGCGCCGACCCCACGCGGCGATGGACCGCCCGCGCAGATGGGCCTGTTCGACGCCGACGAGCCGCAGACCGTCCAGGCCAGACCAATGCAGCCGCCCGCTCACGGCGAGTACAGGGCCGTACGCACCCAGGATGAGCTGGACGAGATGGTCCGACAGCTTAAGGCAGCGTCGGCGTTCGCCTTCGATGTCGAGACGACCTCGCTCGACGCGATCCACACCAACGTGGTCGGGCTGTCGTTCGCGGCACAGCCGGGCGCGGCCTGGTACGTGCCGCTGGGTCATACCGCCGACGGCGCGGGGCCGCAGCTTGAGCGCGAGGTTGTCCGCGACGCGCTGCTGCCGCTGCTCGAAGACGCGCAGCAGCCCAAGATCGCGCACAATGGCAAATTCGACATGCTGGCGCTGCGCACGATGGACATTAACGTCCAGGGCGTGCAGTTCGACACGATGCTGGCCGCGCAATTGCTCGGCAACCAGAGCGTCGGGCTTAAAGATATGGCCTTCAACGTGCTCAAGCTCAAAGAGCCGATGACCGAGATCACCGAGCTGATCGGATCGGGGCGCAACCAGATCACCTTCGATCAGGTGCCGATCGAGCAGGCCACGCCCTACGCCGCCGCCGACTCCGACATGACGCTGCGGCTGCGCGACCGGCTAGAGCCGGAGCTGGAGCAGGTACCGCGCGTGCGCTGGATCTTCGAGACGATCGAGATGCCGCTGCTGCCGGTGCTGACCGACATGGAGTGGCAGGGCATCAAGGTGGACGCGAGCGTGCTGCATCAGCTTTCGGCGACGATGCAGCAGCGGATCGAGCAGCTTGAGGACGAGATCTACACGATCGCGGAAGGCCGCTTCAACATCGGGTCGGGGCAGCAGCTCAACGCGGTGCTCTTCGAGCGGCTGAGCATCCCCACGACCGGCCTGAGCAAGACCAAGACGGGGCTGTACTCGATCACCGCCGAGGTGCTCGAAAAGCTGAGCGGCGTGCATCCGATCATCAGGATGATTCAGGAGTACCGCCAGCTCACCAAGCTCAAATCGACCTATCTGGACGCGATACCGCAGCTTGTGGACGAGCGTGGCCGGGTGCATACCTCGTACAATCAGATCGGCTCGGCGACCGGACGGCTGAGCAGCACGTCGCCCAACTTACAGAATATTCCGGTGCGCACCGAGCAGGGCCGCGAGATCCGGCGCGCGTTCATCGCCGAGGATGGCTGCTATCTGTTGTCGGCGGACTACTCGCAGATCGAGCTGCGCATCCTGGCGCATATCACGCAAGATCCCGCGCTGCTGGAAACCTTCAAAGAGGGCCGCGATATTCACGCCGCGACCGCCGCCCGGCTCTTTGGCGTGCCGATGGATAAAGTGACTAAGAACCAGCGGCGCATCGCCAAGACCACGGTCTTCGGCACGATCTACGGCATCTCATCCTTTGGCCTTGCGGCGCGCACCGACCTGAGCCGCGAAGATGCGCAGCAGTTGATCGACGGGCTATTTGCGACCTATCCCGGCATCAAGCGTGTCTTCGAGGAGACGCTTACGCAGGGCCGCGAGCGCGGCTACGTCGAGACGCTGTTTGGGCGGCGGCGCTACTTCGGGCGCGGCAACGACAATGTGCTGACGACGAAAGGCCCGCGCAAGCAGGCCGCCGAGCGCGAGGCGATCAACGCGCCGATCCAGGGCACCAGCGCCGACCTGATCAAAATGGCGATGGTCCAGCTCTTCAACGAGCTGAACAGGCGCGGCTTCGCGGCCAAGATGCTGCTTCAGGTCCACGACGAGCTGCTGCTGGAAGTGCCCGACGACGAGCTGGACGAGGTCAAGCGGCTGGTCTGTGAGATCATGGAGGGCGTCTACCCGGACCTGAGCGTGCCGCTGGAGGTCGAGGTCAGCACGGGCCGTAACTGGGAGGAGATGGGGTAGGGCCGCGAGGCCGGGGCGGGTGCCCATGCTCTAAGGGCACCCGGTTCTTTGTTTGTGCCGCCTGGTTCTTGGTTCTCGATTTTAACGGTTTTCCAGCACGCCCACCACTTGCAGCCAGGGCGGATCGGGATACGGATTACGCTCGATGCGCATGCCGACGCGCCGCATCACGCCGATCGAGCCTGCGTTATCATAGGTCGTCGTCGCCACGATGCGCTTGAGATGCAGCGTCTCGAAGGCATAGCCGATCATCGCCCTGGTCGCCTCGGTGGCGTAGCCGCGCCGCTGGTGCGCCGGAGCAAAGGCATAGTACAGGCCAAACTCGGTAGAGTTGAGGCGCGCGGCCTGAGCGTCGGCAGCGGTCTGGAACGCGGGCAACAGCCCGAACGGCATCAGACACGGCACATAGCCGATCGCGCCGATCAGCGCTCCGCTCTGCCGCAGCACCACCGCCCGATCGCCGTAGGGCGGCTGGTACAGCTTCGCCAGCTCCTCATAGTTGCGCACCGTCCACTCCAGCCAATGCCGACGCCCGTCGCGGCTCTGCGCGCCCTCGGTGCCAAACTCGACATCGCTCAGCTCGACATCGAGGATCTGGTAGATCGCATCGAGATCGTCGATCACGAACGGGCGGATCAGCAAGCGCTCGGTTTCCAGGTTTGGCATGCGCATAGATACCTGCTTTCTCAAGAATCGACGGCGGATCAGCGGCGCAGCAGCCGCGCTCGTGCTAGACCGCCTTCAGCCGCAGCGCCGACCAGTCTTCGTCGATCGAGATGATCGCGACAGCCTCTAGCCCCAGCGTGGCGGCATAGGCGGCAATGCTGTCGCGGTTGATGTCGGTGCTGGTTTTGGAGCTGCCTTTGTAATACGTCACCCAGATCATGCCCTTGGGCCGGAGCAGCGGCTTGAGCCGGGGAAGCTGCTCCTCAAGCTCCTGCCGGTTCCGCACAAAGACCTGAATAATATCGACGGGCGCGCTCGGCGCGGTCGCAAGCGTCGCCTGCGCGGGTAGCGCGCCCAGCCCGGCCCGATAGCCGTCGGGCGGATTGACCAGCAGCGCGCTGCGGCCCTCTTTGATCATCAGCTTTTGCGCAACCGTTTTTTCCGCCATAGATCCTCCCTAACGTAGTGCCAGCACCTCGCTCGTCGGGAGCACACGCGCCATCGAGGCCAGATCGTGGTTATACTGCTCCACGACGGCTGCGGCGGTCGCATCTTCGCTCGCAAACGTGCTGTGCGCATCGGCTACCACGGTGACAGTATAGCCCAGCGCCACCGCGCGGCGGCAGGTCGAGTCGATGCACAGGTCGGTCTGCATGCCTGCCAGGATCACATGCTCGATCCCGCGCGTTTGCAGCTCGTGGTGCAGCATCGTCGACTCGAAGGCATCGGGCATGCGCTTCTCGACGACCAGATCCTCGGCGCGTGGCGTGATTGCCGGATGGATCTGCCAGCCAGGCGATCCCGGCGCGTCGGGCGTGCCAAGGCCGCCGCTGTGCTGTACATAGACGATTGGGATGCGTGCGGCACGCGCCCCGGCGATCAGCGCTTCGATCCGCTCCAGCACCTCGGCGGCGCGATACAGCGGCGGCGGCGCGTCGAACATATTGACCTGGACATCGAGGATCAGCAGAGCCGTGTCGCCGCTCATCAGCACCATCCTTTCCGCAACGATCGAAGGGACGATCGTGCTAGCGGACGAGCGTAGCACAGGTGGAGCACGCGGCGCAAACCCCGGCAAGAGCCGCCAGCAACATCGTCTCAGGTCTTCAGCAGCGCGCTAAGCCGCCCGATCTCCTGCCAGCGCGGGATCGGCGCGTAGATCGTATCCAGCGCAAAGACCTGGATCACATAGTCCTGACCGCTGGCCGTCACGACCTGCTGCTCGGAGAGTGGATTGCCGAGCGGACGACCGGCCCGCAGCTCGCTGAGCATGTACTGATGAAACGCCTGCTCAGGATGGTATTGTGCCTGAGCCGCCGCAAACGATGCATCGAGCAGCGCATCGCGCAGCGCCGTCGCGTCCGGCGGTGCCTGATCATCCTCCGCAATCCACGCAGGGACCAGCTCGTTGACATGCTCGATGTAGCGCCGCGTGCTGTTGCCGTCCGACGAGGGCGCGTACACCGGGATGGCTTTTTCAACGGTGTCGAGGCCGCGCTCATTGATGTAGCGCTCGTTGATCCGCTCGCACCAATCGTGCAGGCCCTCCTGCCAACTGCGAAAGATGGCGAAGCCGCGCGGATGCGCTCCAACGGCGCGCTCCGGGCGAAACGCGGTGCGCACATTGCCCCAATTCAGCGTTTCGACGGCGACGCCACGAGTGCCAAAGACCGACTCATGCGCGAAAAACGCCAGCGCGATGGCGGGATCGAGGCCGTGACCCCGCACGATGGCGTAGCACTGCGCCGCGATCGGCGCACAGGGCGATTGGAAACGGACGAGGACGCGGGTGAACTGGGCTTGCGAGATGCGAGGCTGGCTGCGAAAGGTGAGCGGCATAGGAGTCTCCTTCGCGAATGCACGTGGCCGTGCTCAAGCCTGCGAGATATGACGATCGGGACGCTGGCGCAACGTCCCGAACAATGCTCCTCGATTTCGCACTGCGCGCTACTGGCTGCGCAAGATAATGTCGCGGCGCTTGAATGAGATCAGCGCCAGGCTGATCAGCAGCACCGTCAGCGCAAGCTGAGCCAGCGGAATATAGATCGCGCCGCCGCTCCAGTCGCGGCTGGTCGCCAGCTTAAACCCGGCCATCGCCGGATAGATCGGCCAGCTAAACAGCGATTGGAACGGCTCGATATAGCGATACACGCTCGACAGATGCCACGCCTGACTGTAGAGCGCCACCGCCAGCACCGCCAGCAGCAGCAGGCGCAGCACGTTCGGCAGCACCAGCCCCGACAGCAGCACGATCAGCGACGAGAGCAGCGCCACGTTGAGCAGCAGCGGCACGACGCTCTTGAAAAACTCGGTCCAGATAAAATCGAAGGGACGATTGATCGCGATCGTCAGCGCGCTGATCAGCGCGAACATGATCAGCACCACGGCCAGCGCGACGAGGTAGAGGCTGATCAGGTAGCCGCTGCGGCCAAGCGGACGAGTCAGGATCACATAGCCCTGCGGTCGCTCGCCCAGGCTCAGCAGCGACGCCGTGGTGTACAGCGCCATTAGCAGCGTGAAGATCCCGGTCAGCGAAAAGAACTGTTCGAGGCCGACCGTCCACTCGCGCAGGAAGAGGCCCCAGAACAGGATCGACGCGACCAGCTCAATGATGATCCGGCCACTGCGCATATACTCGGAGAGCGTAAAGCCCGTAAACGTGAAAATCCGGCGAAGTGCCAACATTAGCGATCCTCGATCAATGTTTCAAGTAACTCTTCCGGCGTTGCGTGCGGCGCTGCGGGCGTCGAGGGCGGTGCCTGTCCGTCGCGGACGGCGTTGAGATAGAACTGCTCCAGCGCGTCGGCCTCCGGCACCACCGACTCGATCGAGACGCCGTCGTCCAGCAGCCGCCGCAGCACCGCTGCCAGC carries:
- the polA gene encoding DNA polymerase I, encoding MAREKLALVDGHAVAFRAFHALREADLRASNGEPTFAVFGFLQIVLTTLQQLRPEYAAVAFDVGRTFRDDLYAEYKANRTEAPEDFHTQLERIKQVVEALNIPIFAVENYEADDVIGTLSRQATKQNVETYIITGDSDTLQLVDEHVRVLLAVPYGKRQEAKEYDPAAVIERYKGLRPDQLADLRGLKGDTSDNIPGVKGIGETGAINLLNQFGTVEGIYEHLDDVPNRYRKVLEGQQEQALFSKQLATIHCDVPIQLDLERCRVSGYDRDAVIALFQDLQFSSLVRKLPDSAGLGSTAPSSDQPVSAPTPRGDGPPAQMGLFDADEPQTVQARPMQPPAHGEYRAVRTQDELDEMVRQLKAASAFAFDVETTSLDAIHTNVVGLSFAAQPGAAWYVPLGHTADGAGPQLEREVVRDALLPLLEDAQQPKIAHNGKFDMLALRTMDINVQGVQFDTMLAAQLLGNQSVGLKDMAFNVLKLKEPMTEITELIGSGRNQITFDQVPIEQATPYAAADSDMTLRLRDRLEPELEQVPRVRWIFETIEMPLLPVLTDMEWQGIKVDASVLHQLSATMQQRIEQLEDEIYTIAEGRFNIGSGQQLNAVLFERLSIPTTGLSKTKTGLYSITAEVLEKLSGVHPIIRMIQEYRQLTKLKSTYLDAIPQLVDERGRVHTSYNQIGSATGRLSSTSPNLQNIPVRTEQGREIRRAFIAEDGCYLLSADYSQIELRILAHITQDPALLETFKEGRDIHAATAARLFGVPMDKVTKNQRRIAKTTVFGTIYGISSFGLAARTDLSREDAQQLIDGLFATYPGIKRVFEETLTQGRERGYVETLFGRRRYFGRGNDNVLTTKGPRKQAAEREAINAPIQGTSADLIKMAMVQLFNELNRRGFAAKMLLQVHDELLLEVPDDELDEVKRLVCEIMEGVYPDLSVPLEVEVSTGRNWEEMG
- a CDS encoding GNAT family N-acetyltransferase — protein: MRMPNLETERLLIRPFVIDDLDAIYQILDVELSDVEFGTEGAQSRDGRRHWLEWTVRNYEELAKLYQPPYGDRAVVLRQSGALIGAIGYVPCLMPFGLLPAFQTAADAQAARLNSTEFGLYYAFAPAHQRRGYATEATRAMIGYAFETLHLKRIVATTTYDNAGSIGVMRRVGMRIERNPYPDPPWLQVVGVLENR
- a CDS encoding cysteine hydrolase family protein, which codes for MSGDTALLILDVQVNMFDAPPPLYRAAEVLERIEALIAGARAARIPIVYVQHSGGLGTPDAPGSPGWQIHPAITPRAEDLVVEKRMPDAFESTMLHHELQTRGIEHVILAGMQTDLCIDSTCRRAVALGYTVTVVADAHSTFASEDATAAAVVEQYNHDLASMARVLPTSEVLALR